In Portunus trituberculatus isolate SZX2019 chromosome 46, ASM1759143v1, whole genome shotgun sequence, a single window of DNA contains:
- the LOC123520016 gene encoding uncharacterized protein LOC123520016, whose translation MGRSYGYAPSHIVFRWPNWRARITEDSFSRRVIQEAPEHKHPASGGVARHSSQHMQQGSLYDSPPTVSGQWCAWGLATRWLRQVWWPGRWCCGRGLPHPSTVTTSITATV comes from the exons ATGGGAAGGTCCTATGGTTACGCGCCCTCTCACATTGTCTTCAGGTGGCCTAACTGGAGAGCAAGAATCACAGAGGACTCCTTTTCCAGGAGAGTGATTCAGGAAGCCCCCGAGCACAAGCATCCAGCGTCAGGGGGCGTGGCTCGCCACAGCTCCCAACACATGCAGCAAGGCTCGCTGTATG ATTCGCCTCCAACCGTGAGTGGCCAGTGGTGTGCGTGGGGGCTGGCGACAAGGTGGCTGCGGCAGGTCTGGTGGCCAGGGAGGTGGTGCTGTGGCAGGGGCCTGCCGCACCCTTCTACCGTGACCACAAGCATTACCGCTACTGTGTGA